GGGGCCTGCAACCTTTCCTCGTTCCTGTGACAAGCACAGGAATGAGGAAATCAAACAAGCCGCTGGGGTGGCCAGATCTCAACAGGCCTTAGCCCGCCACCCCGATGCCTGCACCGGAGAAACCGTGGAGGCCCCTGTCAGAAACGCGTGGTCAGGCTCGTGAGCCAGGCCGGGGAAGCCTCGACCAGCGCGGCCTCCAGCTGCTTGTCCACGCCTGTCAGGATGGCGATCCCGATCACCAGCAACACGGCGCCGAATACGGCTTTTGCGACCTTGCCAAAGCCCAGCATCCGGTCCCGCCAGCGGTTGAGGACCTCACGCGACAGCTGGCCGAGGAGCAATAGCGGCGCGGCGGCCCCAAGACCGAAGGCGGCCATGGTCAGGAAGACCTGAGTGAGGTTCTCGCCCCGCGCTGCCATCAGTGACGCGGCGCCGAGGGTCGGACCGACGCAGGGGCTCCAGACGGTGCCGAGCAAAAGGCCGACGACGAATTGGCCTCTCCAGCCATCGCCCTGTTGACCACCGAAGCGGCGCTCGGTCCAATTGCCGATCGGTCCCGCTGCCGTAGCGAACCGGACCTGCATCGAGGGAAGGATGAGGACGACGCCAAGGCCGATCATCAGCAATGCGCCGAACGAGCGGAAAAAGTCGAGGTCGAGCCCGATACCGAAGCCGAGCAAGGCGACGAACATCCCGATCGCCACGAAGGAGCCGGCCAGCCCTGCCGCAAGTGCAAGATGGCCGTAGCGGTGCTTGCCGATGGCGGTCGCGAGCACGATAGGTACCAGTGGAAGAACGCAGGGCGACAGGATGGAAAGCACCCCTGCGATCGTCGCGAAAATCAGCGTTGAAATCATAGTTCAGTTCGTGAATGCCGATCTGAACAATGTCTCGATCGAGGCCGGGTCGGTATCGCCGACCGAGCGGGCCGTCTCGGAAGCTCCCTTGAAGGCGATCAGCGTCGACTGGCGCTGTGCACCGAGCGCCTGCACGACGTCCTTCTGCTTGTCGAAATCCACCTTGAAGACCGTTACTTCCGAGAAATCGGGCGATGCGGCGAGCTTTTCGACAATTGGTTCCTGGGCGGCGCAGGTCGGGCACCAGCTCGCCCAGATATCGACGACGATCGGGTTACCCGCCTGCTGCGCCGCCTCGAAAGCCGTGGTTTCGAAGGGTTTCAGTTCGCCCGCGAATGCGGTCGCCGCGATAAGGGTGACGAATGCGGTACCGGCAAACGCTGCCATGCGTGTGAAAGCTCTCATCTTTGAACTCCTCTCATGAGCCGCTACCCACGAAGCGGCCGCTGCCGAGCGACGGCTCGGGAGGGGGGTGCCCCGAAGCGCCGTTCGGTGGATTCGACAGGCCATGGCGGGGAAACGTTACGCTTTGGAGGAACACAAGATCGTGATCGGCGGCGGCGAAACGGCAAGCGGCTTTCGTTGGTCTCATCCTCGGAATTTCAGGAGGATACGCATGACAAATTCCCACTGCACGCGCGCCTTTGCCGCCGCCTGCCTGTCGCTCGCCCTTGCCGCTACTCCCGCAGCGGCCGGGGAAATCTTCGAGCTGAACGGCGTGGCCATCTCGGGCTACGATCCGGTCAGCTACTTCTCATCCGGCGGGCCAACCAAGGGCTCGCCCGAAATCAACGCTGCCTACAAGGGTGCGACTTTCCATTTCGCGACGGCGGGCAACCGCACGCTCTTCATAGCGGAACCGGAGAAGTACCTGCCGCAATACGGCGGCTACTGCGCCTACGGCACCGCGCGCGGCTATAAGGCGCCCACCGAGCCACATGCATTCACGATCGTCGGTGGGAAACTCTACCTGAACTACGACGCGGCTATTCAGGATACCTGGCGTCAGGACAAGGCGGGCTATATCTCCAAGGCGGACCAGAACTGGCCCGCGGTCAAGGATCAATAGGCTGGAGGAGAGCTTTCAGGAGCCCGTTCGCCGATCCGGACCGATATCGCGGGGATGCGGGCACGGCCTCGCTTCGCGGATCACGCCCCCATCGCGGTGGGCCACGTCGCTGCCTTCGACCAGTCCGATGATTTCGGCGCGATGCTGGTCGAGATGCGGCGGAGGGTGCTGGTAGGCAACCGGGGTCGCGGAAAGCTTCAGCGGATTGCCGAGGAGACGCACCGGCCGCCCGTCCTCCTGCTCCATGGTGATGACCATGTCCCGTGCCAATGTGTGCGGGTCGGCGAGCACTTCGTCGACACCGGCGACCTGCCCCGCGGGAACGCCCGCCTTCAGAAGGCGCTCGACCCAGACGTCCGCACCATCCGCCCGGAGCGCTTCAGTTATGATCTTCGCCAGGTCGTTCCGGTTTTCGACACGGTCGCAGTTGGCGCGGAAGCGGGCGTCGCAGCCCAGTTCCGGCAGGCCGATGGCGCGGCAGAAGCGCTTGAACTGCTCGTCGTTGCCGACGGCCACCGCGAGGTCACGATCGGCCGTGGGAAATGTCTGATAGGGGGCGATGTTCGGGTGGGCATTTCCGATCCGCTCGGGTCGCTTGCCCGATACGAGATGGTTGGTGGCGGCGTTGATGAGCCAGGCGACCTGGGTGTCGTAGAGGGAAAGATCGATATATTGCCCCTCTCCCGTCGTCTCCTTATGCCGGAGCGCCGCCAGAATTCCGATCGTGGCGTACATTCCGCACATGACGTCGGCGATGCCCACGCCGACCTTCGTGGGCTGCCCTCCCTCTTCGTCCGGGTGCCCGGTAATGCTCATCATCCCGCCCATTGCCTGGATCAGGAAGTCGTATCCGGTCCTGTCCCGATAGGGGCCGGTCTGGCCGAAACCGGATATGGAGCACCATACGAGGTCGGGTTTGATGCGCGCCATATCCTCGTAGCCGATGCCGCGGCGGGCGAGGTCTCCCGGCTTGTAGTTCTCGATCACGACGTCCGAGATCGCCACGAGCTTTTTCACGAGTTCGACCTGGGCCTTGTCGGTAATGTCGATGGCAATCGATTTCTTGTTGCGGTTGGCGGAAAGGAAATAGGCGCTGAGGTCGCTATCCGCTCCCTCCGCGCCGGGCACGAAGGGAGGCCCCCAGCGCCGGGTATCGTCGCCGAAAACCGGCCTCTCCACCTTGATGACCTCGGCGCCGAGATCGCCCAGCAACTGCGTCGCCGTAGGCCCGGCGAGAATCCGCGAGAGATCGAGGACCCGAATACCGGCGAGTGCGCCTTTTTTGCTCTGTTCCACCATAAAACTCCTTCACGCCGTCCACGGCGCCCGCTTGAACCATGCCGCCACGTAGGCTGTCGCCACCAGAATTGCGAAACCGGCGAGATTGGCAGTCGCGACCGCCAAGGCGCCCCGCCCGGAATGGTCAAGAGCGATGCCGATGAGTTGGGCGACCACCATGCCCGTCATGAAGACCGGAAGGGATTGCTGGCCGACCCTGATCAGGATCGCTGTCAGCGGCCGGACCGCCGGATGATGAAGCCGCGCGCCTTTTTCGCCGACGACCAGCATGGCGATCTGCGCAAGGGCCAGAAAATGGACCAGCCGCAGGATACCGAAATCGGTCTTGCTCGTGAGCGGGCCGATCGCCTGCGCTACCTCCCGGAAGAAGGGCGAAGCCGAAAGGATCACATGCCAGGCGAAGGGAACGGTGACGACGACAAAGGCGAGCGAAGCGATCAACAGCGGGCGGCTCCCGACCGGCCGCTTCACCGTCCCGCGCATGAGGAAAAAGCCGAGAAAGAAAATGAGCTGCCAGCCGAACGGGTCGAAGAACCAGGGACGGTCGCTCCAGGGCTCCGCCTGGAGATGAGCGAGGCCGAACTGAGCAGATAGCCACAGCGCCGCCATCAGGAAGAAGGGCAGCCACGCGGCGATGCGCTCGGCGATGAGCATGACCGGCATCAGCGCCAGGATCACCATGTACATCGGCAGGATGTCGAAGTAGTTCGGCACATAGGTGAGCGTCATCAGGCCGATGAGCAGCGGTCCGGGATCTTCGAAGAAGCGGACGAGGTTGAGGCTCTGGATATAGGAGGTGCCGTCAGGCTTGTGCCCCGCCGCCGCCATGATGGTTGCAACCGTCAGGAAGACGGCGATATGCGCCCAATAGATCTGCCAGCACCGGTGAACCACGCGCGCGGTCAGGAGCCCGAAACCTTGCCGGTCGAACAATCTGCCGAAGGCGATCGCCGAGGCCATGCCCGAGAGGAAGACGAACATCTCGGTCGCGTCGGAAAAGCCGAAGCGCGCCGGTATCCAGAGCGCCCAGGGATCGTTCGGCACATGCGCAAGAAGGATGATCAGCATGCCGATGCCACGGAAGACATCGAGCCGCGGATCGCGGGCGCGCTTGCCCGCAATGCCTGAAGCCGGCAGCGTCAGTTCAGAAGGCGTCTTGGTAAGCATCCGCATCAAACCGGCAACTGATGAGAGTGAAGGTGGAACGGCTTTCGGCCGCCCCGAGTTCGCGCTGCAGGGCAGGGGCATCGGCGACATTGACGCCGTAACCGCCGAACCCCTCGGCAATCCTCGCAAAGTCGGTCTGGCCGAGCGCGACGCCGGCGGGCGCGAGCCCGCTTGCCCGCTGCTTCAGGGCTATCAGGGCAAGGCTGCAGTCCTGGAAGACGACGACCGTCAGGGGAAACGCCAGATCCCGGAGCGTTGCCAGCTCGCCGAGCCCCATCTCCAGGCCGCCGTCTCCCATGACCGCTATGACGCGTTGCGACGGGTCGGCCACCTTCGCGCCGATCGCCAGCGGCAGCGCGGCGGCCATGGTGCAGAACCCCGCCGACTGCAGGAGCGAGAGCGGGCGCCGGCAGACCCATTTCTGGGAAAGGAGTATGCGGTGGGCGCCGCTGTCCACCGTCACGAGGGCGTCTGATCCGGCCACTTCGTTCAGCGTTTTGATGATCGCATGCGGCCCCCATGCGTGAGGAGCGCGAAAGATTCGCTTCAGTTCGTTCGCGGCCCTTGCGGGTTCCTGTTCAGGCCATGACGGATGGCCGACAACCGTGTCCGCGAGCACTTGCACCGTTGCTGCCGTATCCGCAACAAAACGGGAGCCGCAGTGATGCATGGCATGGTCGGGGGCCGCTGCCGTCAGCTCGACGATGCGGGCGGAATCAGCTGCATCGAGCCAGCCGAGACGCATTTCGATCGGATCGTAGCCGACCATCAGGACGAGGTCGGCCTCGTTGAAAAGGGCGAGCAGGACCCGGTCCGCGGCGGGCGAGAGCCCGGCCGCACCGAGCGAAAGCGGGTGCGTTTCATCGATCAGGCCCTTGCCCTTGTAGGTTGTGACCACAGGGGCCTCGATCTTCTCCGCCAGAAGGCGGATGGCCTCTCCGGCTCCCTCGCGGGCGGCTTCGAAGCCGGCGAGGATGATCGGTCTGCGGGCCGCATCCAGGCATCCGGCAAGGCTTGCGACAGCCCCGTCGTCGGCGCCGACCGAGGGGCGACGGACGGTCGGCGGCCCGACCATGCGAGGGGCTGGATCGTCCATCGCCGCTACCGCCGGCGAGAGGTCGAGATGCACGGGTCCCATCGGTTCCGCCCTTGCGATGGCGAGTGCACGCGCAACCGTGGAAGCGGCGCTCTCCGGCTCGACTTCGAAGCTCGCCTTGACGATCGGTCGGAGGAGAGCGGCGTGGTCTATCACCTGATGGGTGTAGCGCGCCCGCGTCGAGCGATCGACGACCCCCGAGAGGACGACCAGCGGAACGCGTTCCTGCAGGGCGTCCGCAATGCCGTTGACTGCATTCGCAAGGCCCGGTCCGACCGTGGTGACCAGGATGCCGGGCGCGCCGCTCGAAAGGCTGGCGCCGGCAGCCATCGAGGCTGCGGCCGTCTCGTGGCGCGCCAGTTGAAAGCGAATGCCGGCCCTTTCGAGCGCATCGACAAGCGTCACCACCTCGCCGCCCGGCATGCCGAAAGCATGCCGGGCGCCATGCGCTTGCAGGGTTGCGGCAATGGTGTCGGCTACTCTCGGAACAGGTCTTTCGCGGCTTTCATTCATGGGGTCGAATACCTTTCGCGACGACGTGAGCGGACGTGAAATTGTTGGCTCGCGGAAAAGGCGCTATGTCTACGGTTGTCCCGCCGACGGAGATCAACGCATGCGCATCGCTCCCCCGGCCGTTCTGGCCGCAATCTGCCTTCTTACGACGGGAACCGGCGCCGTCGCCTGCGGAGGCTCCGTCCCATGCCCCGTCGAAGGCGGTTCTTACCGGATCGAAATGCCCGAGGGGAGCGAGCCCAAGGGGGCCTACGTCTTCTTCCACGGCTATCGCAGCTCCGCGGAACTGCAGATGCGGCATCGGGCGCTGGTCGACACCGCGCGCCGGCACGGCCTGGCCTTCGTCGCGGTGGACGGGCTGCGGGGAACCTGGTCGCATCCGAATGCGCCGGGGCACTATCGCAATGAAGCAGCCTTCGTGCGCCGGGTTCTCGACGACCTCGACAAGCGTTTCGGTTTCGACCGTTCCAACACGCTGGTCGGTGGCTTCTCGCAAGGTGCCTCCATGGCCTGGTACAGCGTCTGCCGTTCCGGCGACCGGCTCGCAGGTGCCGTCACCTTTTCCGGCGTCTTCTGGAACCCGCTTCCGAAACCTGAGGACTGCGTACCGGACCTGCCGCCGATCATCCACTTCCATGGCCGGCAGGATGGAACCTTCCCTCTCGCCGGAAGGGCGATCGGGAGCAGGTTCCATCAGGGAGATACGTTCAAAAGCGTCGCTTTCGCGCGTGAGGCCGCCCGGTGCGAGGGAGATGTCGAGACTATCGAAGCCGCCGACCTTTCCTGCACCGTGACCGTCGGCTGCGTTCGCGGAGAGGTGACGCTCTGCCTCTACGACGGGGGACATCAGGTGAGGCCGGAATATCTCGACAGGGGCCTGACACGACTCGGATTCTGAACGTTGGGCGCTGCTGGTGGTCATTTCCCGCTCTCGCGCCAGTCGACCACAAAGGCGACGACGACGCCGAAGAGGAGGTGGCCGGCGAGCGACACCCAGGTCAGCGGTATGAAGCCGAGGAAGGCGGGAAGTCCGGCGATGAGGTGCGCCATCACGTAGAGCGCGAATATCCAGAGGCCGGTCCCGAAGCCGAGCGCGGTCAGGATCAGGGGCAGTCCGGGCAGAATGAGCCGCTGAAGCGGACGCGCGATGAAGAGATAGCCGATCGGATAGAAGACGACGCCGACGACCGCATGGATGGCTTCCGCTAGGAAACGGTTCTGGAAGCCGAAGACGCTCTGGACGAGAGCCGCCGGCTCGAGCGGGCCGCCGACCAGCATCGGCGTGATGACGCGCGCCCAGAACTCCCAGGCGAGATCGGCGGCAAGGCCGGCGAGAACGATGGTGGCGAGCAATCCTGCGGAAACTGTCGGGAAAAGCGCCTCCCGCCGGGCAGTCATCGTGTGCATGTCGGTATCTCCGATACTGGTGGGGTGAACAGACGTCCTGTGTCACGGCTCTCGTTTCACAGGGAAGCATGGGTCTCGATGGAGCCCAGCAGCCGGTCCTCGACTTTGAGGTGGCGGCGCACGCTGCAGATGCGCGAGAATGCGGCTCTGTCGCCATTGGCACCGGCGGCCTTGGCAAGGGCGAGAACGAAGAAGTCGCGTTGCGCATTGCTGCCGCCGATCTTGGGCAGGTCGGCGAGGATCGCGTCGAGCGAGCGGCGATCCCTGCCCGTCGACAACCCCGCGATGATGCGGGCAAGGGGCAGCCCGACATCGGCCGCGACGCGCGCCTGCTCGCCGGTGCCTCCGGCCTTCAGGGCGAGTTCCTCGACCATCTCTCGCACGCTGTCGGTTTCGCCGAGGGCGACCAGAGCGGCGAGCGTGTGCAGGGCGGCAAAGACGAGAGTCGTGTCGCGGCGCCGGCTCAGCGCCGTCTCCGCCAGATCCGACCAGCGCGATCCGACATCGACACCCGTCTGGCCGAGGCGCCAAAGAAGCGAAACGGCATTGGCCATGTCGCGGAAATCGTCGGTCTGCCGCGGGCGAACCTCGTCGTCGTAGATTCTCAAGACCTGATCATGGTCGCCTTGCTCCAGATGCAGAAGCGCCAGATGCCAGGCCATGTGGAAGGAGAAATTGTTGCACCGGGTCCAGGACGCCCGGCCGTGTTCCAGCCAGTTTATCCCCTTCGCCGCCTCTCCGCGCATCTCGTAGACGTGCGACACGGCGTGGCGACCCCAGGCATCATCGGGCTCCAGTCCGACCGCTTGCCGGCCGACCTCCTCGGCCGCATCGTAGAAGCCGAGCTCTTCGAGCGCGAAAGCGTGGCAGCCGAGCATGAATCCGGCAGCCGGCGTGTCCGTGCTCCACTGTTCCATGACCCGGGAACTGGCCGACAGCATGCCGGCAGCATCCCCCAGCATGAACCGCAGCGCATGGGAGATCTTGAACGGCAGAAAAGTTGTCGCCCGCTCGGAAAACCCGTCATCGAGCAGTCTCGCCGCTTCGGAGAAGGAGCCGCCGACCGCTCTGTCCAGAGACTCGACGAGAATTCGCTCGTCACGCGTGCCGCCGTCACGGCTGGTCATCGCGCGCCTTGCGGCGATCAGCGCCTGCCCGGCCGGGGCGACGAGTTCCGATCGGGCAAGGATCAGGCTTGCAAATCCCTTGAGCGCGAGCGCCGCCACGTGCCCGGGATCCGCCTGCAGTGCCGCATCGAGGGCTGCACCCGTCGTCGGACGGTGGGCAGCCAGGCCGTAGACGGCTTGCTCGAATGCGGTCTGCGCCTCTTCGCTCGTCGTGCTGGTGGAAAGGTTGAAGGCATCCAGTCTCATCGCTTCGGCTCCTGTGCAGGACCTTCGCGATCAGGTGCAGTCAGGCCGAGCTTCGCATAGAGATCGCCTGGAACGTCGTCGTCCAGGCTGGCTGCGGCAAGCCTCGTGGCGATCTTCATGCCCCGCACATAAGTGCGGCAATTTCGGCACTGCAGGAGATGCAGGGCGACCAGCAGATTGGTTCGCTTCGAGCCGTCCCGGCTGACGAAGTCGCTGGCAAGATCCGGTATTTCCCTGCACTTCAGCATATTGCTCGTCTCACGATGAAGAACCTGATCGGGTCCTTCCCGTGAGACCGCCGAACTGACAGGACGTTACAGGACAGGGGGTCACGCTTTCGTGAGCGCTGTCCGGTCGCCGGTCAATTGCGTCTCGATCTCGTCGCGGATGCGCGTACGTGCCCGATGCAAAAGGGTCCGCTGGTTCTCGGGAGTAAGGTCCAGGAGGCGGCAGGTTTCCGCAGCGTCTGCCCCTTCGACGTCGCGCATCACCAGGACCGCCTTCTGAGCAGGCGGCAAGCGATCGATCATCTGCCGCACATGCTCCCAGAGATGGCGCCCGGCGACGATCCGCTCCGGCGTGAGACCATCGAAGGAGACCGGCGCCTCGCTCCAATGGCCGCTTTCGTCGAATCGGCTGCGCAGCGTCTGCTCCGGATCCCGCCCCGGGTCTTCCCCCTTTCCCAATGCGGCATAGCGGCTCTCGCGCTTCGCGTGGTTCTTCGCCTTGTTCAGGAGGATGGAAATGATCCAGGTGGAAAGGGCCGATCTGCCTTCGAAGGACCCCAGGTTGGCGATGACGGCGAGCCAGGTTTCCTGGGCCACTTCCTCCGCGACGGCCCGGTTCCTGACGATGCTGTCCGCCAGCCTGACCAAAGCACCGTGGTGCCGTGCAATCAGCTCACTCATCGCCTTCTGGTCTCCCCTGCGGAGGAGGCTCAGAAAATGCTCGTCTATGCTGAACTTGACGGCGAACGCCGCCGCCGATAACCAGAATGTAAGCCCCATCACAACCGCCCGTTGCCCCGTGCCTCCTTGAATGACACGCTACACAAGCCGGTCGTCAAATGAAACCTGCGTGACCGGGCGCCTTCAGGCGGTCATCGCCCTGAAGTGGCCGAGCATCCGCGCCGCGTCGGGTTCGAGCCCGGTGAACAGCCGAAACGCGCCGACCGCCTGGAACACCGCCATGCCGCCGCCGTCGAGCGTTTTGCAGCCACGCCGCCGGGCCTCCCCGAGAAGCGCCGTTTCCAGCGGAAAATAGACGATCTCGGCGACCCAATGGCTTCGCGAAAGAAGCTCCGCGTCGAGCGGCAATCCGGGATATTTCGCCATGCCGGTCGGCGTCGCGTGGATGAGGCCGGCGGCATTTCCCATTTCCGAGGGGAGATCGGTGCCGGCCGCCACCTCGGCTTTCGGAAAGAGAGGGGAGAGCATCCGGGCAAGCGCCTGCGCGCGGCCGGCTTCGCGGTCGAACACGACCAGCCGCTGCAAGCCGAGCGAGAGCGCGGCATAGGCCGTGGCGACGCCTGCTCCGCCGGCGCCGAGCTGGACAGCGCAGGAGAGGTCGGCATCCGGCAGGCCGCGCCGGAAGCCTTCGGCAAAACCCCACCAGTCCGTATTGTGGCCGTAGCGCCGTCCGCTTCTGAGGACCACCGTGTTGACGGCGCCGAGTTGCCGTGCCTCGGGGGCGAGCTCGTCGAGATAGGGAATGATCGCCTGCTTGCAGGGATGGGTGATATTGAGCCCGGCAACCCCCCGCCGCTCGGCGTCGGCGAGCAGGCGCGGCAGGTCCTTCTCGCTCGCCCCCAGCACGTTGAGATCGATCAGCTCATAATCGTAGCGAATGCCCTGCGCCGCACCTTCCGCCATGTGCATCGCCGGCGTCAGCGAAGCCTGGATACCCGCGCCGATCAGGCCCGCCTTCAAGGATTTTACAAGCGTTTCGGTCATGCGTCGGGTTCCGGTTGTTTCGTTTTCGGCTGCGGCCACGGCGCGCCGGCCCGCCCGGTTGCGGGCGGACCGGCATGACGATCACTGGCCGCGGGCGGTGCCGATTTCCTTGAAGAGCGCCTCGACCGTCTCCTGGCCGATATCGGCACTGAACTTCTCGATCATCGGCTTGACGGCATCGCGCAGTTTCTGCGTTTCCTCGGGGCTCAGTTCGCTGACCTCCATCCCCGTCTTGCGGATCTCTTCGAGTGCTGCGGCATCCTGCTCGCGCGAGACCTTGCGCTGGAAGTCGCGCGCTTCGACGGCTGCCTGTTGCAGTACGGCCTTCTCCTCTTCATTGAGGCCGTCCCAGAACTTCTTGCTGACGAGCACGATCTGCGGATTGTACTGATGACGGGTGAGCGTCATGTACTTCTGCACCTCGTAGAATTTTGCGTTGATGATGTTGGCGGAGGGATTCTCCTGGCCGTCGACCGTTCCCGTCTCGAGCGCGGTATAGAGCTCGGTATAGGGGAGCGGCACCGCATTGGCGCCGAGCGCGTTGAAAAGCTCGACCGGGATCGGCGACTGAATGGTGCGGATCTTCAGGCCCTTGATGTCTTCGAGCTTGGTCACCGGATGCCGGTTGTTGGTCAGGTTGCGGAAACCGAGCTCCCAATAGGCGAGGCCTACGAGCCCGGTGTCGGGCAGGCGTTCCATCAGGCCGGTACCGAAGGGACCGTCCATCACCTTGTCCGCCTCCTCGCCGCTGTCGAACAGGAAGGGGAGGTCGACCGCGCCGAACTCCTTGACGTTGCTCGCCAGAATGCCGGCGTTTAGTACCGTCATCTCGATGACGCCGCCCTGCAGCGCCGAAACGGTCTGCACGTCACCGCCGAGCGTCCCGCCCGGGAAGAGCTTCACCTCGATTTTGCCGCCGCTCTTCTCCTTCACGAGCTCGGCGAATTTCTCCATGCCGGTCACCTGCGGATGACCCTTGTTGTTCGCCGAGGCGAATTTGACCGTCTGATCGCGGATTTCTGCCAGTGCCGGCCCCGCCGTCATGAGTGCCAGTGGCACGGCTAGGCCCAGTGCCATTTTGGTCAGTCTGTCGAACATGTTTTCCTCCCAGGTTGGGCCGGTATCGTGCCGGCCTTGTTGACAGTCGAAAATCGCGCGTCAGCGCCCGAACCAGGAGGCCGGAACGGTCACCAGTTCAGGGAACAGGACGAGCAGGAAAAGAACGATCAGTTCCGCGAAGAGGAAGGGCATCACGCCCTTTATGAGATTCTCCATCGAAAGCCTCGACACGCCGCAGATGACGTTCAGGACGGTGCCGACCGGAGGGGTGATCAGGCCGATCGAGTTGTTGATGATGAAGAGCACGCCGAAATAGACCGGATCGATGCCCGCCTGTTTGATGACCGGCATCAGCACCGGCGTCATGATCAGGATTGTCGGCGTCATGTCCATCGCGGTGCCGACGATCACGATCAACACCATGATCGCGATAAGCAGAGCCGTCTGGTTGCCCATCAGGGGCTCGAGGAGTGCGGCGAGCGCGCCGGGAACGTCGGCAACGGTGATCAGCCAGGCCGAAACCGCCGCGCAGGCG
The genomic region above belongs to Sinorhizobium meliloti and contains:
- a CDS encoding cytochrome c biogenesis CcdA family protein, with protein sequence MISTLIFATIAGVLSILSPCVLPLVPIVLATAIGKHRYGHLALAAGLAGSFVAIGMFVALLGFGIGLDLDFFRSFGALLMIGLGVVLILPSMQVRFATAAGPIGNWTERRFGGQQGDGWRGQFVVGLLLGTVWSPCVGPTLGAASLMAARGENLTQVFLTMAAFGLGAAAPLLLLGQLSREVLNRWRDRMLGFGKVAKAVFGAVLLVIGIAILTGVDKQLEAALVEASPAWLTSLTTRF
- a CDS encoding thioredoxin family protein is translated as MRAFTRMAAFAGTAFVTLIAATAFAGELKPFETTAFEAAQQAGNPIVVDIWASWCPTCAAQEPIVEKLAASPDFSEVTVFKVDFDKQKDVVQALGAQRQSTLIAFKGASETARSVGDTDPASIETLFRSAFTN
- a CDS encoding YHS domain-containing (seleno)protein produces the protein MTNSHCTRAFAAACLSLALAATPAAAGEIFELNGVAISGYDPVSYFSSGGPTKGSPEINAAYKGATFHFATAGNRTLFIAEPEKYLPQYGGYCAYGTARGYKAPTEPHAFTIVGGKLYLNYDAAIQDTWRQDKAGYISKADQNWPAVKDQ
- a CDS encoding CoA transferase, with the translated sequence MVEQSKKGALAGIRVLDLSRILAGPTATQLLGDLGAEVIKVERPVFGDDTRRWGPPFVPGAEGADSDLSAYFLSANRNKKSIAIDITDKAQVELVKKLVAISDVVIENYKPGDLARRGIGYEDMARIKPDLVWCSISGFGQTGPYRDRTGYDFLIQAMGGMMSITGHPDEEGGQPTKVGVGIADVMCGMYATIGILAALRHKETTGEGQYIDLSLYDTQVAWLINAATNHLVSGKRPERIGNAHPNIAPYQTFPTADRDLAVAVGNDEQFKRFCRAIGLPELGCDARFRANCDRVENRNDLAKIITEALRADGADVWVERLLKAGVPAGQVAGVDEVLADPHTLARDMVITMEQEDGRPVRLLGNPLKLSATPVAYQHPPPHLDQHRAEIIGLVEGSDVAHRDGGVIREARPCPHPRDIGPDRRTGS
- a CDS encoding OpgC family protein, whose product is MRMLTKTPSELTLPASGIAGKRARDPRLDVFRGIGMLIILLAHVPNDPWALWIPARFGFSDATEMFVFLSGMASAIAFGRLFDRQGFGLLTARVVHRCWQIYWAHIAVFLTVATIMAAAGHKPDGTSYIQSLNLVRFFEDPGPLLIGLMTLTYVPNYFDILPMYMVILALMPVMLIAERIAAWLPFFLMAALWLSAQFGLAHLQAEPWSDRPWFFDPFGWQLIFFLGFFLMRGTVKRPVGSRPLLIASLAFVVVTVPFAWHVILSASPFFREVAQAIGPLTSKTDFGILRLVHFLALAQIAMLVVGEKGARLHHPAVRPLTAILIRVGQQSLPVFMTGMVVAQLIGIALDHSGRGALAVATANLAGFAILVATAYVAAWFKRAPWTA
- a CDS encoding thiamine pyrophosphate-binding protein produces the protein MNESRERPVPRVADTIAATLQAHGARHAFGMPGGEVVTLVDALERAGIRFQLARHETAAASMAAGASLSSGAPGILVTTVGPGLANAVNGIADALQERVPLVVLSGVVDRSTRARYTHQVIDHAALLRPIVKASFEVEPESAASTVARALAIARAEPMGPVHLDLSPAVAAMDDPAPRMVGPPTVRRPSVGADDGAVASLAGCLDAARRPIILAGFEAAREGAGEAIRLLAEKIEAPVVTTYKGKGLIDETHPLSLGAAGLSPAADRVLLALFNEADLVLMVGYDPIEMRLGWLDAADSARIVELTAAAPDHAMHHCGSRFVADTAATVQVLADTVVGHPSWPEQEPARAANELKRIFRAPHAWGPHAIIKTLNEVAGSDALVTVDSGAHRILLSQKWVCRRPLSLLQSAGFCTMAAALPLAIGAKVADPSQRVIAVMGDGGLEMGLGELATLRDLAFPLTVVVFQDCSLALIALKQRASGLAPAGVALGQTDFARIAEGFGGYGVNVADAPALQRELGAAESRSTFTLISCRFDADAYQDAF
- a CDS encoding poly(3-hydroxybutyrate) depolymerase translates to MRIAPPAVLAAICLLTTGTGAVACGGSVPCPVEGGSYRIEMPEGSEPKGAYVFFHGYRSSAELQMRHRALVDTARRHGLAFVAVDGLRGTWSHPNAPGHYRNEAAFVRRVLDDLDKRFGFDRSNTLVGGFSQGASMAWYSVCRSGDRLAGAVTFSGVFWNPLPKPEDCVPDLPPIIHFHGRQDGTFPLAGRAIGSRFHQGDTFKSVAFAREAARCEGDVETIEAADLSCTVTVGCVRGEVTLCLYDGGHQVRPEYLDRGLTRLGF
- a CDS encoding tetratricopeptide repeat protein; this translates as MRLDAFNLSTSTTSEEAQTAFEQAVYGLAAHRPTTGAALDAALQADPGHVAALALKGFASLILARSELVAPAGQALIAARRAMTSRDGGTRDERILVESLDRAVGGSFSEAARLLDDGFSERATTFLPFKISHALRFMLGDAAGMLSASSRVMEQWSTDTPAAGFMLGCHAFALEELGFYDAAEEVGRQAVGLEPDDAWGRHAVSHVYEMRGEAAKGINWLEHGRASWTRCNNFSFHMAWHLALLHLEQGDHDQVLRIYDDEVRPRQTDDFRDMANAVSLLWRLGQTGVDVGSRWSDLAETALSRRRDTTLVFAALHTLAALVALGETDSVREMVEELALKAGGTGEQARVAADVGLPLARIIAGLSTGRDRRSLDAILADLPKIGGSNAQRDFFVLALAKAAGANGDRAAFSRICSVRRHLKVEDRLLGSIETHASL
- a CDS encoding RNA polymerase sigma factor is translated as MSELIARHHGALVRLADSIVRNRAVAEEVAQETWLAVIANLGSFEGRSALSTWIISILLNKAKNHAKRESRYAALGKGEDPGRDPEQTLRSRFDESGHWSEAPVSFDGLTPERIVAGRHLWEHVRQMIDRLPPAQKAVLVMRDVEGADAAETCRLLDLTPENQRTLLHRARTRIRDEIETQLTGDRTALTKA
- a CDS encoding shikimate dehydrogenase, which translates into the protein MTETLVKSLKAGLIGAGIQASLTPAMHMAEGAAQGIRYDYELIDLNVLGASEKDLPRLLADAERRGVAGLNITHPCKQAIIPYLDELAPEARQLGAVNTVVLRSGRRYGHNTDWWGFAEGFRRGLPDADLSCAVQLGAGGAGVATAYAALSLGLQRLVVFDREAGRAQALARMLSPLFPKAEVAAGTDLPSEMGNAAGLIHATPTGMAKYPGLPLDAELLSRSHWVAEIVYFPLETALLGEARRRGCKTLDGGGMAVFQAVGAFRLFTGLEPDAARMLGHFRAMTA